Below is a window of Drosophila nasuta strain 15112-1781.00 chromosome X, ASM2355853v1, whole genome shotgun sequence DNA.
TTTTCGATTCGACATTCAGCAGGCAAAGCAACACAGCTGACTGCCAATCGACAGTTGTGATGAGTTATCGATAATGTTAACGTTCTGACATCgccaaaataaatgaattagaagtattttaatttatttgttttaatattacttaatgtaatataatattttaatatgtaaagTCTAcgaacttttattttaaatttctatcgCTTATTGTTGTAtcgatatatattttcttctatatcgatatagccCGCTTAGGCTTATATCGATTATCGTGtttaaatacgaaaataattcttaaaaacaTCTTTCATGCTTGCTGCTCTGGTAAAAgatgaaaattttaaatattctaccAGGCCACCAGAAATAAGCAGCACGCAGCCATTCAAAAAGCAAAGTATCTAGAGAGTATTCTCTAATGCTCTTAAAATGCACTCATTGCGCtctttgatgttgttgttgttgttgtgcattcGAAGCCTAGAACGGCTAAAACTCAGCAAATGAAATACCTGGCAAACATAAATCGGGAGCAAgtagaaatacaaaaagtcACTTTAATGACGCCACTTATAGTTGACGATCCTGATATTTCAGTTGCTTGACGTAGCAGTATCCAAGAATATCGTCACACTAATgcatctgttgttgttgctattatggatgttgttgtagtacacgttgttgttgttattgttgtagaagatttgttcgttgttgttggtcgcTCGAAGCTAAGAGGAACGGCTAAAAAGTGCCAAATCAGCAGTTGAagtaccaggcgaacataaatcagaaGTAAGCAGACATACAAAAAGTCACTCTAATGGCGCCATCTATGGCTCGTAGATGATTTAAATTGGAGCTCCCTAAAGTATGCTACAGAAAATTTGTTGGTGCCCATGGCGTGttaactgattttaaaatgacATTTTTGCTGCATTTGGGTTGTAAAAATGAGATTTGTCGATTGGcatgaaattgtaattataggcaaacaaaattcaacctcgaaataatttaatttagtaccAAATAATACACGCAATGATTGTGTTTAATTCAATCCTTACCCCCATAATGCATTTCATTAGTTTATTATTGTACTTTCAAAtggttttacatttatttgcttgctcttctttaaaaaaattcgaccataaaaacaaacaattttcatataataGTTATAACTAAATAGGTGTGTGGTTGTGTTGTGTGCGTGTTCGTGTGTTCTGGTTTTTCAGTTGGGGCTACGCTCCATCATATACCATACATAGTAGCTATGTAGGTCGAGAGGTCTTTTCTTCTATCATCGTTGTCgttctacatatgtatgtatgtatgtatggagTGAAATGGAGGGAGGGCGGTACCAGATTTAGTGCATGGCAAAACttgcatatatatgtatatatatatataaagtagaTTGGATCaggtaaaaatatatagtcaTATGTACATGGTCTGTGGCTGCTTTGCTCTAATTTGTTTATGACGGGGGATTAAAGGAATTTGAGGTGTGGTGAGGTGAGGGAGGGAGATTAGCTAAAGCTAAGCctaattagtattattattaattatcatAATGATGTACACTTAAAGCTAAGCGATAACGaattcttttttccttttcttttcttttcttgttttgtttttgttttttttgttgtttgttgtcgtcATGATTACATAATTTCGgagattttcattttttttgggcGGGTGACGATCCTTTCTTCCTTTCTTCCATCCTTGCTTCCTTTGTATTGCTTCTTTCCTTTGCATTTTTCCCTGCGTTCCTTCTTCAGTTCGGTGGCTCCTTGCTCCGTAACTAAGCAAAATATCTCAGACAGACTTATATAGCGTCTTTAGTTTATAACTAGTTTTTGGTATCGTTATTTGTCATTCAACTCCGCATTTTTGTCTTTCTTATCCTGTTTGTTTCCATCCTTCTTCTCTAACTGCTCGTTGTCCTTGTTGCTCTTGTCCTCATCCTTGACATCCGTTGTTGCCTCCTCATCTTCGCTCGAAGGTGGCGCTGTTTGCGTTGTGGCCTCACTCATGACGGCGGCGGCAGCTTGCAGCGTCATCGTGCTATCCTGATCCAAGGACGATTCCACCGTTGTCGGCTTATCCACTTGATCCACCAGATCGAGTGGCTTCAGTCCCGGAACAAGGACGTTCAAGTGCACGGGTGAAAGATTGCCATGGCTAGTTGAGGGCGTCAGTGCATTTTGTTTCGTTGGCGTTGGCGGCGTCGATTGTGTGGCCTTGTCCACCTTCCGTTCCAACTCCAGATCGATCTCCACATCCGAGTCCATTTCAGTCTCTGAGAACGATAGTGAATTACCCGCACGCGGCACTTGAATCCGACGACGATCCTGTCGAggaaaataaagcaaatttagTTAAATCTCGCTTcttcatgtatgtatgtaattgcCAGCTCACCGTGTTCAGTGTGGTTGGCTCCGAGATGTAGCCATCAAAGTCCTCATCCTCGCTGAATATGTCCAGTGGCTGTTGTACATACGTCTCTGGCAATTTGCACACAATCTGCGCCAGATCAATGAACGTATATTCGTTGAGCGAGGCATGATTGCCGCGCTTCGGTGGCTCCTTGTTGAACCACTGATTGAAGCGTCCCAAGCGACCCGCTTTGGCCATGCCATCGAAGTAGTTCTTGCCAAACACATAGCCCACATCGCGGATCTCATCGAAGCTGCCAAAGGCTAAAGTCTTGTACTTGTCGATGGGCGGCCTAATGTACTCGCAATAATCCGAGTTCTTTACCTCCTGCAgataattcaattgaatatttgaatagggcaaataaatcttttaatCGTAGCCattagaggtggagaactatcgatagtgaGCCATCGATAGTGTCATCGATTGTTCTCCCTCTCTACtagaaaaatacaaacacatacaaatattgaCATGTTTCCCTGTATTCTTGTATTCTTTGCTCCACTATCGAAAGTGTGTGTGCTACTATCGATAGTACCATCGATAATTTTCTATACTCACCTCGAGTTGACGCACGCAGGAAACGTAAGCGAGACGCGACTGTATGTCAGGCAGGTCGGGCACTTTGACTGGCGATGTGAAGGGATTCCATTTCTTATAGAGCAGCCACCAGCCACTGAGATCGTCGCCATAATTGGTCAGATCCGTATCGTCCTGGGAGCCCACATCGATGGCGATAATGTGCGCAGCGCCCAGATTATGCATCACATCAGCTACGTGTAatcgttatcgatatcgatgtgtgtgcgtatatTTGTGtgacgtgtgtgtgtgggtgtgtgtaaATGATAGGCAATTAgcaattggtatatcgataaatcaGTTTTGAGAAAGACAGTGATTGATTGATCGAGAGAGTTGAGTGGGTGGAAGGAGGACAGAAGAGTGTTggatatactttttttttttttttttttttactctgtTGACTGTTAATTGTTACCTGGCACATTGTTCGTGTAGCATCCATCGAGCAGCAAATGCCCGTCCCGATAATCGCAGAAGGGTGGAAAGACGCCGGCAATCGACATGCTAGCGCGACAATAACGCCACAGATGACCTGACGACCACACACGCAAATAGGACAATACGCAGATTTTGTaagtgggtgtgtgtgtgtgtgtgtgtgtgagtgtgagtgtatggGAGAGAGGTGAAAAAAGTCAAACGCACACATTTTGCATTGTATGTGTTTCCGTGtagtttgtgtatgtgtgttttcagagaaggagagagagagagaagagagaaagaataCACAGTTTTATTGCCATTgttgtgtgactgtgtgtgtgttggtgtgtctGTGCTGGTGTGCAATTTGATTTAACGATTTATGCTCAATTTACTCTAGTCTACATATGATGCGCTCaattacacaaattaaatatagtaaGTATACAGTAAATCAAtcacatacaaaatacaaaaaaataagagaattATACACAACTCAAGATTCAAGAGCAActaaatagtatatagtatagtatatagtatgaATATAGAAGAATaccaatatagtatattgtatgtatgtgtatgtataaatgataggaataggaatatgtatgtacacatgtgtacaatatatagtacataacTAAATTGCACAGTGTAATAAAAGTTAACGATTACAGAAGTTCATTTTCAAAACagcaaaactaaataaaacttGTTACTCTGTCTCAGTCTTTGTCtgaatgtacatacatacatattgtgtaagtgtatgtgtatgtgtgtgtgtgtgtatgtgttttgcGTGCTTGAGCAACTTCAATTCAAAATGGCCGATTGAGAGCAAGATCCAAAATGGCGGCGCACATTAACgaaaatttatattgcttttgtgtgtgtgtgtgtgtgtgtgtgtggggaacGATGGAAAAGGGTCAACGGAGAGGGGGTAGGGGGGGAGCAGGGCATACCAAACAATCAACAGTCATTTGAAAACATATCCAACACTCTTCGCGCTCTCTGTGCCACCAACAACAGctctaaattgaaaattgatattGAAAGTTTAAGAGATTATCGagtgatattttttttttttgtttgttcttaATATGTAAATCTCGCATTTGcttatttcgaatttttggtttttggtttttgtttggtaGTTTGTTATTTGCTATTTACCTGGCAAATTATTTACATAGCCGCCATCCAGCAGAAGATGTCCATCTTGTGGATCGCATAGCGGTGGCATATAGCCGCTGAGTGACATTGAGGAGCGCACATAGCGCCACAGAGATCCTGCGACAGTTTAGTTGGCAAGTGAGCGAGCATTTGTttcgtgtgtatgtgtgtgtgtgtgtttgaatttGTGTAGCgttttagtgtgtgtgtgtgtgtgtaatgtgGAAAGAgaaataagagagagagagagagaagagagagagagctttgAGTTTTTGAGCAGTGTGAGAGCGAGCGAAAGACCAATGGGATTTATCATTAATTACGCATTGATAATGTTTAAATTGATGttgcttcatttattttttggcagCACGTTTAGTTGCTAGCTAAAGAATACGCACGCACAAGGAGACGCATTAGACGATTTAGCTTATATGTACGTACTAcgtagtatgtatgtatgtaaagtaCGAAAAGTAATTTGGACAGAAGACAAACAACATCGAAGGACAACAAAATGAGATAACAAatagacacacaaaaaaacaaaaaacaaaacgaaacgctGACAGCTTCCCATGTACAAAAATTGCGAAGGCGTCACGATTGCATTGCATAGAATGAATGACAACTAGCATTATCCGTatagtagcaacaacaacaacaaacagcaattAAGAGGAGGCGCCTTtcaagaaagagagagagatcgaATCGTATGTGCGCGCGCGCTCTTCGATGAGATGTGTGTTTCTCTTAAGGGCGCTTACACAGTACGCGTTATGAATgactgtgtgtgcgtgtgttttgttgtgttgtgtgtgcgtgtgtatgtgtgtgatgTAAAAGTACGTGTGTGCATggatttctcttttttttatcgtaCAAGCTACGAATATAATACGAATTTCAAACACCAAGCCAAAACTCATAATAATGATCAATTCGAAATCccaaataacacaaaaattaaacattgcACTTTAACAGAGAGATacaagagggagagggagacagCATAAGGGAGAAACTAAACTAAAGCGTACGtacaaatgaaatgtttgctAAAAACGAGCAGCTAAATGAGAATAAATGAgacaaaagcagaagcaggcAACGCAGGCGCAGGCGCGCAGCACGTTCGGCACTCACCGTTGGTGTGAATGCGATGGCAACTGGCCGTAATATCTGTGGTTAAAGTAAAGTAGGGTATCCACAAATCCTCGATGCTTACGTCCCCGAAAGTGTCGTGTATCGTCTTGTTGAACTCACGGCCCGAAAACATCGATGTAATTGGATAGGTGAGGTCCAATAGTTGGAGGAACCATTTTGTCATTTTCtacaaacaaacagaaatcAATATAGATTGTTTTTCGTGACGTCGTGATGTTTTCAAGAATTTTCTCACTTTTGACCACTCGCGCGCCTTTTGCGTAACGGTTGTGATGTTGCGCTCTGAACACCAGAGGGCGCCCATGAGCGCCCCAATGCTCACGCCACCGACCATATCAATCGGTATGCCCGCCTCCTGTATCGCCTTCAGCATGCCAATGTGGGCGGCACCTCGCGCTCCCCCGCCACCGAGCACCAGGCCAATCGAGTTGCCAGTCAGCCAGCGGGCGAGACGCGAGAAATCGGAATGCATATTCGGCTCAGAGAGCAGCACACGACTGTAGAGATCATTCtaaaggaggaggaggaggagagagAACGACAGGAGAGTGAGTATTCCAAGTAGTTCCCCTTGATCAATGTCCTACTCACAATGCGGTATTGGCTTTTGCGCGTAAAGATGCGTTTGACGCAGAGCACATGATGATGCTTCGTTACCCAGGGTCGAGCATTCAGCCAGCTGAGCGTGTTCGCCGGCTTGGCATTCGTCGTCTCCGGATAGAGGAGCACAAGCTCCTTCTGTGTGCGCATCGCCAGCTTGTCGATTTCCCGCTCGAATTTGCCCACCAAGTGGGAACGCTCGCCCAGTCCGACAATGAGCACAACATCCGCTTGTCGCATACAACGCTGTGTCCAGGGACTCAACGAGCTGTCACACTGATATAGCGTTATGATGTTGCGATCCTCTTGCTGGGCCAGCCACGATGTCAGACGATACTCGTTGGCCGTCTCAAAGATATTGACGCCCAGCTGTTTGCGCACCACCTCCGAGGTTAGGCGCAGCACGGGACCTGATCGTGGAAGTAGTAAAACAGTAAGTTTGAAGTTGATAATACGTATAGTATTAgaataaattgttttcttaCCTATGGCACAGAGCGAGTGATAGAGCTCGTAGGTGAATGGGGTCAGCGGAACATCGTCAGTGATCGGAACGAGCGCCACTGTCGAGTATTTGTGCGTTACGGGATTCGCTTCGACCGGCGCACCGGATGAATTGCTGCCGCGCGTTTGCATCGAGCCGAGAAAACGATGGCTGAGGAAACTGATGAGACGTGTGACCACAATCGGGTAGCGTAATTTGATCGCATTGAATAGACCCTCGGGCAGCTTGGCCAACTCTGAATCACGCACCGCCATCACGGTGGTGGTGCGTGAGGTTTCAGTGATCATCTCAACAATGCCCACCAGATCACCTTTGCCATACTCGCCGACAATCTCCTTTTTACCACCCGGATGTGTGATCACCGAACGCATACGTCCACTAAGCACAATATACGTGCTATCGCTGCTCTCGTCCTGTCGATAGACGGCACGTCCAGACTCTAGAAATATCCAGTCCAAGGCATAGTCACATTGACGCACCAGCGGCGACAGTCGACGCACCACACCATTACCCAGATCGAGCACAATGCGAGGACGTTGTCGCATGATTCTGTTTTCGGGAGAAACGATAGGTTAATCATTGGGAATAGATGACAACTACTACAGTGCCTCGATAAGCCAACAGCTAATACAAGGAATAACGATTGAGATTAGTTAAGAGGGTTGACTCTCAAGTGCCTAGACACGTGTAGATAAAAAAGAGTTTTACAAAAGCTCTTGTACAATTTTTAACAGATTATGATTAGGTTTTTAAGGAACTCAGTGTGAAATTCCCATGCGATTTCTTTAGAACTATGAATTGGAAATAACATATCTAATAAAAGGTAGCTAAAGCATGTTGACATGATTTAGACGAAGGGCAAAAGGGACAGTTGAGTCATACAGCTTTAAGTACTAATACCGGAAATATGCTTAAATAAGCGGGATGTAATATCGGACCGGCAAACTATGTACTtccatattaaattaaaagttccGAACTCTTCTTGTCCCTGATTTAGACATGATTTGACTC
It encodes the following:
- the LOC132795157 gene encoding neuropathy target esterase sws isoform X1, which codes for MDVLELLRASANSGYNTLFSDAWCQYVSKQIASTMYWYGALLVIGVLFLAWFLYFKRLARLRLRDEIARSLSAVTSASGGDHRGLRFRKRDKMLFYGRRMLRKMKNVSGQMYSSGKGYKRRAVMRFARRILQLQRENRPLEMKTVEPPAEYLEETIEGSERVPPDALYMLQSIRIFGHFEKPIFLKLCKHTQLLQLMAGDYLFKITDPDDSVYIVQSGLINVYICNADGSTLSLKTVRKGESVTSLLSFIDVLSGNSSYYKTVTAKAIEKSVVIRLPMQAFEEVFEENPDVMIRVIQVIMIRLQRVLFTALRNYLGLNAELVQNHMRSKVSVVPGSVPGTVLSQASQVSRPLPVRQTPSPLSRHSREEHTLSDPDPNPNALNLAEVHGDAPYIDLYHHQQQQQQQQQQQSSSASVNQNQNAARRGSTTYAPSVESPSGNLNSAITSIDQRLVQSSAVESLRRELGLGEEDAHIIEPFVEVRELEPNVTLITEGNADDVCVWFVMTGTLAVYQSNADATRALKQDNTNDMLIHFVHPGEIVGGLAMLTGEASAYTIKARNHSRIAFIRRAAIYQIMRQRPRIVLDLGNGVVRRLSPLVRQCDYALDWIFLESGRAVYRQDESSDSTYIVLSGRMRSVITHPGGKKEIVGEYGKGDLVGIVEMITETSRTTTVMAVRDSELAKLPEGLFNAIKLRYPIVVTRLISFLSHRFLGSMQTRGSNSSGAPVEANPVTHKYSTVALVPITDDVPLTPFTYELYHSLCAIGPVLRLTSEVVRKQLGVNIFETANEYRLTSWLAQQEDRNIITLYQCDSSLSPWTQRCMRQADVVLIVGLGERSHLVGKFEREIDKLAMRTQKELVLLYPETTNAKPANTLSWLNARPWVTKHHHVLCVKRIFTRKSQYRINDLYSRVLLSEPNMHSDFSRLARWLTGNSIGLVLGGGGARGAAHIGMLKAIQEAGIPIDMVGGVSIGALMGALWCSERNITTVTQKAREWSKKMTKWFLQLLDLTYPITSMFSGREFNKTIHDTFGDVSIEDLWIPYFTLTTDITASCHRIHTNGSLWRYVRSSMSLSGYMPPLCDPQDGHLLLDGGYVNNLPADVMHNLGAAHIIAIDVGSQDDTDLTNYGDDLSGWWLLYKKWNPFTSPVKVPDLPDIQSRLAYVSCVRQLEEVKNSDYCEYIRPPIDKYKTLAFGSFDEIRDVGYVFGKNYFDGMAKAGRLGRFNQWFNKEPPKRGNHASLNEYTFIDLAQIVCKLPETYVQQPLDIFSEDEDFDGYISEPTTLNTDRRRIQVPRAGNSLSFSETEMDSDVEIDLELERKVDKATQSTPPTPTKQNALTPSTSHGNLSPVHLNVLVPGLKPLDLVDQVDKPTTVESSLDQDSTMTLQAAAAVMSEATTQTAPPSSEDEEATTDVKDEDKSNKDNEQLEKKDGNKQDKKDKNAELNDK
- the LOC132795157 gene encoding neuropathy target esterase sws isoform X2 — its product is MDVLELLRASANSGYNTLFSDAWCQYVSKQIASTMYWYGALLVIGVLFLAWFLYFKRLARLRLRDEIARSLSAVTSASGGDHRGLRFRKRDKMLFYGRRMLRKMKNVSGQMYSSGKGYKRRAVMRFARRILQLQRENRPLEMKTVEPPAEYLEETIEGSERVPPDALYMLQSIRIFGHFEKPIFLKLCKHTQLLQLMAGDYLFKITDPDDSVYIVQSGLINVYICNADGSTLSLKTVRKGESVTSLLSFIDVLSGNSSYYKTVTAKAIEKSVVIRLPMQAFEEVFEENPDVMIRVIQVIMIRLQRVLFTALRNYLGLNAELVQNHMRSKVSVVPGSVPGTVLSQASQVSRPLPVRQTPSPLSRHSREEHTLSDPDPNPNALNLAEVHGDAPYIDLYHHQQQQQQQQQQQSSSASVNQNQNAARRGSTTYAPSVESPSGNLNSAITSIDQRLVQSSAVESLRRELGLGEEDAHIIEPFVEVRELEPNVTLITEGNADDVCVWFVMTGTLAVYQSNADATRALKQDNTNDMLIHFVHPGEIVGGLAMLTGEASAYTIKARNHSRIAFIRRAAIYQIMRQRPRIVLDLGNGVVRRLSPLVRQCDYALDWIFLESGRAVYRQDESSDSTYIVLSGRMRSVITHPGGKKEIVGEYGKGDLVGIVEMITETSRTTTVMAVRDSELAKLPEGLFNAIKLRYPIVVTRLISFLSHRFLGSMQTRGSNSSGAPVEANPVTHKYSTVALVPITDDVPLTPFTYELYHSLCAIGPVLRLTSEVVRKQLGVNIFETANEYRLTSWLAQQEDRNIITLYQCDSSLSPWTQRCMRQADVVLIVGLGERSHLVGKFEREIDKLAMRTQKELVLLYPETTNAKPANTLSWLNARPWVTKHHHVLCVKRIFTRKSQYRINDLYSRVLLSEPNMHSDFSRLARWLTGNSIGLVLGGGGARGAAHIGMLKAIQEAGIPIDMVGGVSIGALMGALWCSERNITTVTQKAREWSKKMTKWFLQLLDLTYPITSMFSGREFNKTIHDTFGDVSIEDLWIPYFTLTTDITASCHRIHTNGHLWRYCRASMSIAGVFPPFCDYRDGHLLLDGCYTNNVPADVMHNLGAAHIIAIDVGSQDDTDLTNYGDDLSGWWLLYKKWNPFTSPVKVPDLPDIQSRLAYVSCVRQLEEVKNSDYCEYIRPPIDKYKTLAFGSFDEIRDVGYVFGKNYFDGMAKAGRLGRFNQWFNKEPPKRGNHASLNEYTFIDLAQIVCKLPETYVQQPLDIFSEDEDFDGYISEPTTLNTDRRRIQVPRAGNSLSFSETEMDSDVEIDLELERKVDKATQSTPPTPTKQNALTPSTSHGNLSPVHLNVLVPGLKPLDLVDQVDKPTTVESSLDQDSTMTLQAAAAVMSEATTQTAPPSSEDEEATTDVKDEDKSNKDNEQLEKKDGNKQDKKDKNAELNDK
- the LOC132795157 gene encoding neuropathy target esterase sws isoform X3 yields the protein MRMYWYGALLVIGVLFLAWFLYFKRLARLRLRDEIARSLSAVTSASGGDHRGLRFRKRDKMLFYGRRMLRKMKNVSGQMYSSGKGYKRRAVMRFARRILQLQRENRPLEMKTVEPPAEYLEETIEGSERVPPDALYMLQSIRIFGHFEKPIFLKLCKHTQLLQLMAGDYLFKITDPDDSVYIVQSGLINVYICNADGSTLSLKTVRKGESVTSLLSFIDVLSGNSSYYKTVTAKAIEKSVVIRLPMQAFEEVFEENPDVMIRVIQVIMIRLQRVLFTALRNYLGLNAELVQNHMRSKVSVVPGSVPGTVLSQASQVSRPLPVRQTPSPLSRHSREEHTLSDPDPNPNALNLAEVHGDAPYIDLYHHQQQQQQQQQQQSSSASVNQNQNAARRGSTTYAPSVESPSGNLNSAITSIDQRLVQSSAVESLRRELGLGEEDAHIIEPFVEVRELEPNVTLITEGNADDVCVWFVMTGTLAVYQSNADATRALKQDNTNDMLIHFVHPGEIVGGLAMLTGEASAYTIKARNHSRIAFIRRAAIYQIMRQRPRIVLDLGNGVVRRLSPLVRQCDYALDWIFLESGRAVYRQDESSDSTYIVLSGRMRSVITHPGGKKEIVGEYGKGDLVGIVEMITETSRTTTVMAVRDSELAKLPEGLFNAIKLRYPIVVTRLISFLSHRFLGSMQTRGSNSSGAPVEANPVTHKYSTVALVPITDDVPLTPFTYELYHSLCAIGPVLRLTSEVVRKQLGVNIFETANEYRLTSWLAQQEDRNIITLYQCDSSLSPWTQRCMRQADVVLIVGLGERSHLVGKFEREIDKLAMRTQKELVLLYPETTNAKPANTLSWLNARPWVTKHHHVLCVKRIFTRKSQYRINDLYSRVLLSEPNMHSDFSRLARWLTGNSIGLVLGGGGARGAAHIGMLKAIQEAGIPIDMVGGVSIGALMGALWCSERNITTVTQKAREWSKKMTKWFLQLLDLTYPITSMFSGREFNKTIHDTFGDVSIEDLWIPYFTLTTDITASCHRIHTNGSLWRYVRSSMSLSGYMPPLCDPQDGHLLLDGGYVNNLPADVMHNLGAAHIIAIDVGSQDDTDLTNYGDDLSGWWLLYKKWNPFTSPVKVPDLPDIQSRLAYVSCVRQLEEVKNSDYCEYIRPPIDKYKTLAFGSFDEIRDVGYVFGKNYFDGMAKAGRLGRFNQWFNKEPPKRGNHASLNEYTFIDLAQIVCKLPETYVQQPLDIFSEDEDFDGYISEPTTLNTDRRRIQVPRAGNSLSFSETEMDSDVEIDLELERKVDKATQSTPPTPTKQNALTPSTSHGNLSPVHLNVLVPGLKPLDLVDQVDKPTTVESSLDQDSTMTLQAAAAVMSEATTQTAPPSSEDEEATTDVKDEDKSNKDNEQLEKKDGNKQDKKDKNAELNDK